The following are from one region of the Silene latifolia isolate original U9 population chromosome 9, ASM4854445v1, whole genome shotgun sequence genome:
- the LOC141600673 gene encoding uncharacterized protein LOC141600673 translates to MAKKPILDNVRVFRCLNYAHNKDKPKDKFNEREKCYVLVGYPHSKKEWKLYGLKKRTIFESRDVIFYEHIFPFNTVNSDGQREENTSYKSIDENMDYTPPELQPIVTEVEPIVDKNVEERGSNEVADIENAEVENVEGTNTQKVDEEAVEEERPAGRGAREKFEPYFFFFGEGCFLATIDAIKEPRNYAEASKVPKWRITMGKEIEALESNGTSKFVELPEGK, encoded by the exons ATGGCAAAAAAACCTATACTCGACAATGTGCGTGTGTTTAGATGTCTTAATTATGCTCACAATAAAGACAAACCAAAAGACAAGTTTAATGAACGGGAAAAGTGTTATGTTTTGGTCGGGTATCCACATAGTAAAAAAGAGTGGAAGTTATATGGTTTAAAGAAACGTACCATTTTCGAGTCAAGAGACGTAATATTCTATGAACATATTTTCCCTTTTAATACTGTTAATTCCGATGGGCAAAGGGAAGAAAATACATCTTATAAAAGTATTGATGAAAATATGGATTATACACCACCCGAATTACAGCCTATAGTGACGGAAGTGGAGCCGATTGTTGATAAGAATGTCGAGGAAAGGGGGAGTAATGAAGTGGCTGATATTGAGAATGCGGAAGTTGAAAATGTTGAGGGCACAAATACACAGAAAGTCGATGAGGAAGCAGTGGAGGAAGAGAGACCGGCTGGTCGTGGTGCTCGTGAGAAATTCGagccctatttttttttttttggtgaagg GTGTTTCCTTGCGACCATTGATGCTATCAAGGAGCCCCGTAATTATGCCGAAGCATCAAAAGTGCCAAAATGGAGGATTACAATGGGAAAAGAGATTGAGGCATTAGAATCAAATGGAACTTCGAAATTTGTCGAGTTGCCAGAAGGAAAATGA